One window of the Leishmania panamensis strain MHOM/PA/94/PSC-1 chromosome 12 sequence genome contains the following:
- a CDS encoding 3'-nucleotidase/nuclease, putative (TriTrypDB/GeneDB-style sysID: LpmP.12.0410) — MAAFAFHISVLRAAVVAMLLLVALPTQAWWDKGHMSIAEIARRNLNPDVLEKVQACATALNEVGPFPKSTNIVELGPWADDLKSMGLSTMSSWHFVDHVYNPQNIPLTINPVEIVNVASVIPMLVSAITSPTATSDTIITSVANLIHFVGDVHMPLHSADLFSPEYPLGDFGGNKQIVIVDQAAGTSMKLHAFWDSMCEGPQSNAVRPLDDASYAALSAFVDNLVQTYSFTEEQMMTTNSTVMAAESYELAVKNVYPGISDGTVLSESYKANGKILAGGRVTLAGYRLATILNAALAGVSMDTIMNGTKHIQDEVKVTHTGDTYNYYAYSGVEKGAAAGIFLSSFAIGCLLATAVVIPILYLLRSSAE; from the coding sequence ATggccgccttcgccttccACATTTCTGTCCTTCGTGCGGCCGTCGtcgcgatgctgctgctggtggcacTGCCGACGCAGGCCTGGTGGGACAAGGGCCACATGTCCATCGCCGAGATCGCGCGTCGCAACCTCAACCCCGACGTGCTGGAAAAGGTGCaggcctgcgccaccgctctCAACGAGGTCGGCCCCTTCCCCAAGAGCACGAACATCGTCGAGCTCGGCCCCTGGGCAGACGACCTCAAGTCCATGGGCCTCTCCACCATGTCCAGCTGGCACTTTGTCGACCACGTCTACAACCCGCAGAACATCCCGCTCACCATCAACCCCGTCGAGATTGTCAACGTCGCCTCCGTCATCCCGATGCTCGTCAGCGCCATCACAAgtcccaccgccacctccgacACCATCATCACCTCTGTCGCAAACCTAATCCACTTCGTCGGAGACGTCCACATGCCGCTGCACAGTGCCGACCTCTTTTCACCCGAGTATCCACTCGGGGACTTCGGCGGCAACAAGCAGATCGTAATCGTCGACCAAGCCGCCGGCACGTCCATGAAGCTGCACGCCTTCTGGGACTCCATGTGCGAGGGCCCGCAGAGCAACGCCGTGCGCCCACTCGACGACGCCAGCTACGCcgccctctccgccttcGTGGACAACCTCGTCCAAACCTACTCCTTTACCGAGGAGCAGATGATGACCACCAACTCGACCGTCATGGCCGCTGAGAGCTACGAGCTGGCCGTCAAGAACGTCTACCCGGGTATCTCCGACGGTACTGTGCTGTCCGAGTCCTACAAGGCCAACGGCAAGATCCTCGCCGGCGGCCGCGTCACGCTGGCCGGCTACCGCCTCGCCACCATCCTCAACGCCGCGCTCGCCGGTGTGTCCATGGACACCATCATGAACGGCACCAAGCACATACAGGACGAGGTTAAGGTCACTCACACAGGTGACACCTACAACTACTACGCCTACTCTGGCGTCGAGaaaggcgccgccgccggcatcttcctctcctccttcgccatCGGCTGCCTGCTTGCCACCGCCGTTGTGATCCCCATCTTGTACCTGCTCCGGAGCAGCGCCGAGTAG
- a CDS encoding hypothetical protein (TriTrypDB/GeneDB-style sysID: LpmP.12.0400) — translation MTSMIVAGATGAIGRTVVQNAIQQPSIYQVVALTRLKNTAASNYESLFGIITAGEASNTDNGGKGVSRKGKTGSGSPADTVTVTPEEAAKIKPITIDWEEFTQLWVAKRNSASAAARGADNGAADAAAADPTENYRSIFSGHTYAAMCLGTTRKDAGSAKNFIRCDYDYVTAFTEAVLTYSAPAGLSPDTAFMHHIGDEGVSKQARVQDSVDSEMNVLATVKGNAGQSSGTLRVFCQVSASSASSSSWFLYVKTKGIADESTVERVHQHNKLTTASATLSPVKLLLLKPGLLERRGKARRIEKLAKLIVSPIPVETCGAAIVSACKHSPIQHHMQHPATISAAAEQAKHDEAEEAQLKKGDDVIAANIRKMPLGKPYMPTKAMHRAGAPSNEPFPHIYEATNPMIKDLASRLTA, via the coding sequence ATGACCTCCATGATTGTCGCTGGTGCCACTGGGGCAATCGGCCGTACCGTCGTGCAGAATGCCATTCAACAGCCATCGATCTACCAAGTTGTGGCACTGACGCGGCTCAAGAATACCGCTGCGTCGAACTACGAGAGTCTCTTCGGCATCATCACTGCAGGTGAGGCAAGCAACACTGACAACGGCGGCAAGGGCGTTAgcagaaagggaaagacggGCAGTGGCTCACCTGCTGACACCGTCACAGTCACACCCGAGGAGGCTGCCAAGATCAAGCCCATTACAATAGACTGGGAAGAGTTCACGCAGCTGTGGGTGGCAAAGCGTAAtagcgccagcgctgccgctcgcggGGCCGACAACGGTGCCGCGGACGCTGCGGCCGCAGATCCCACGGAAAATTACAGGAGCATCTTCAGTGGCCACACGTACGCCGCCATGTGTCTTGGCACCACCCGCAAGGACGCCGGAAGCGCCAAGAACTTCATTCGGTGCGACTATGATTACGTGACCGCCTTCACTGAAGCTGTGCTGACGTACTCGGCGCCGGCTGGCCTGTCACCAGACACGGCCTTTATGCACCATATCGGTGACGAGGGGGTCTCGAAGCAAGCACGCGTGCAGGACAGCGTGGACAGCGAGATGAATGTGCTCGCCACCGTGAAGGGCAATGCGGGCCAGTCCTCGGGGACACTTCGCGTCTTCTGCCAGGTtagcgccagcagcgccagcagcagctcatggTTTCTCTACGTAAAGACAAAGGGCATTGCCGACGAGTCCACAGTGGAGCGGGTTCACCAGCACAACAagctcaccaccgcctccgcgacGCTGTCACCGGTGAAGCTTCTCTTGCTTAAGCCAGggctgctggagcgccgtGGCAAGGCCCGACGAATTGAAAAGTTGGCCAAGCTCATTGTATCACCTATCCCAGTCGAGACCTGCGGGGCCGCTATCGTGTCGGCGTGCAAGCACTCGCCGATCCAGCATCACATGCAACATCCAGCGACCatctctgcagcagcggagcaaGCGAAGCACGACGaggcggaagaggcgcagctaAAGAAGGGTGACGATGTTATTGCGGCCAACATACGAAAGATGCCGCTTGGCAAGCCATACATGCCAACCAAGGCCATGCACAGAGCCGGTGCGCCATCCAACGAACCATTCCCGCACATTTATGAGGCGACCAACCCGATGATCAAGGATCTGGCATCCAGGCTGACAGCCTAA
- a CDS encoding hypothetical protein (TriTrypDB/GeneDB-style sysID: LpmP.12.0440) encodes MPVSFFSSASSDSAAGGGHSTEPPTDMIHLKDALGMLWYAFLLARESHQQPGCQSMWSGVKRTEEDGPLKKDTAAAVEGQHRSSGDVGVDSGSEPKGNTGASISPSTSTTAVSPSAAAQREDCEFDRWGDVDWTLLAAHVYALTRELLSARTLHRIVAEDIYKGMYNGNREAMCAAYALQHAKMLAFHAKEVQEEEERAAVAARLQTPLTINASIPSGSRLAGTAGVLQTAPPAGASSSIAEAPVACLPSMVAIQDSQSSLPTSGNGDGSAAPSLPSTRCNTRTSSLAPPRAAASSLPVSPPLSEAISDARVGVLLVSAGATTATYAPGTSPAPFQGDTDVVGRHGVGGTERGVTTDHMQLGLPPHAQPGSVAGGLQRGTLAVAGQSAASSGESLGPDAVYKGDHAVLPSATHQSLPFEPDPLDAPWYALWCSLPSQQARTQLHLLRYATPIPLEDFSSLLEQFFLVDGADDFLSPVHATTIMEFAGVRSGPYNTIVRSPLSLAEVRRYISESHRHYARAAVAVHTSHGESVARVEARSRPSSGPPSLDPASALGMSSTLETSNAIGSGGCFLAPSVAAATRAEYRGLRRGGAPSPGAFGSDVRSLLDSTASSERRILTLAELERSVWHIAANCVVFNAPESRYPRTARHFAASCIAIMTRYCEKQLAALYAT; translated from the coding sequence ATGCCAGTCTCATTCTTCTCTAGCGCCTCCAGTGActccgctgctggtggtgggcaCAGCACGGAGCCTCCAACGGATATGATCCACTTAAAAGACGCGCTCGGCATGCTGTGGTATGCTTTTCTGCTCGCACGAGAGTCGCACCAGCAGCCGGGATGCCAGTCGATGTGGAGCGGCGTGAAGCGCACCGAGGAGGATGGGCCGCTCAAGAAGGAtacggcagcggctgtggaGGGTCAGCACCGGAGCAGCGGAGATGTCGGCGTCGACAGTGGCAGCGAGCCCAAAGGCAACACCGGCGCCTCCATCTCACCTTCGACCTCGACCACTGCTGTCTCACCgtcagctgcggcgcagcgggaaGACTGTGAGTTTGACAGGTGGGGGGATGTGGACTGGACGCTGCTTGCTGCCCACGTCTACGCTCTGACGAGAGAGCTGCTCAGTGCCCGTACACTCCACCGCATCGTCGCGGAGGATATTTATAAGGGAATGTATAACGGCAATCGAGAGGCGATGTGCGCAGCGTACGCCTTGCAGCATGCCAAGATGCTCGCCTTTCATGCCAAGGAGGtccaggaagaggaggaacgggcggcagtggcggcacgGCTTCAGACGCCGTTGACCATCAACGCGAGCATCCCTAGCGGCAGCAGGCTGGCAGGCACGGCCGGTGTGCTGCAAACCGCCCCTCCCGCAGGGGCCTCTTCGTCTATCGCGGAGGCCCCTGTAGCATGCCTTCCCTCTATGGTTGCCATACAAGACTCACAGTCCTCTTTGCCCACTTCGGGCAACGGCGATGGCAGTGCCGCGCCATCATTGCCGTCTACGCGTTGCAACACCAGGACATCTTCGCTGGCGCCACCCCGAGCAGCCGCCTCGTCTCTCCCTGTCAGCCCTCCTCTAAGCGAAGCTATCTCGGACGCGCGCGTGGGCGTCTTGCTCGTGTCTGCGGGGGCAACCACTGCCACCTACGCTCCAGGCACTTCGCCAGCTCCTTTCCAAGGCGACACAGACGTCGTTGGGCGGCATGGGGTCGGTGGgacggagaggggtgtgACGACGGACCACATGCAGTTGGGGCTaccgccacacgcacagccggGAAGCGTTGCTGGCGGTCTGCAGCGTGGCACCCTCGCCGTAGCCGGCCAGAGTGCAGCCAGTTCCGGAGAGTCGCTGGGCCCAGACGCAGTGTACAAGGGCGACCACGCCGTACTGCCTTCAGCAACGCACCAGTCGTTGCCGTTCGAGCCCGACCCTCTCGACGCACCGTGGTATGCGCTCTGGTGCTCCTTGCCATCTCAACAGGCccgcacgcagctgcacctgctACGCTACGCCACCCCGATCCCTCTCGAGGACTTCTCCTCGCTCCTCGAGCAGTTCTTTCTGGTGGACGGGGCAGATGACTTCCTCTCCCCGGTGCATGCAACTACCATCATGGAGTTCGCCGGCGTTCGCTCTGGCCCCTACAACACTATCGTCCGCTCCCCGCTGAGCCTCGCTGAGGTGCGTCGCTACATCTCCGAgagccaccgccactacgCGCGTGCAGCCGTCGCGGTACATACCAGCCACGGAGAGAGTGTTGCGAGAGTCGAGGCGCGGTCTCGGCCTTCATCTGGCCCACCTTCACTGGACCCTGCGTCAGCACTGGGCATGTCGTCAACACTGGAGACATCGAATGCTAtcggcagtggcggctgtTTTTTGGCACCATCGGTGGCAGCCGCTACGAGGGCTGAGTATCGCGGTCTGCGGCGCGGAGGCGCTCCATCACCAGGCGCATTCGGCAGCGACGTCCGCTCGCTCCTGGACAGCACCGCGAGCAGTGAGAGGCGCATTCTGACCCTAGCAGAGCTGGAGCGCAGTGTGTGGCACATAGCAGCCAACTGCGTTGTCTTCAACGCACCAGAGTCTCGCTACCCTCGCACCGCACGGCACTTTGCGGCGTCATGCATCGCAATCATGACGCGGTACTGCGAAAAGCAACTGGCTGCCCTCTACGCCACTTga
- a CDS encoding hypothetical protein (TriTrypDB/GeneDB-style sysID: LpmP.12.0420) — protein sequence MSSTSSCSCSSDADPGIETNQPATHTTFASVGGHFMTELHISSVAAATLSSSASEAASPPHGAVYDSPRYLEGLFADLDARKATLFASPPCQKPAGDVDLALGSLVGRGEALGSSASPKIVPLGSLRSYANEAVSLSPIPSPAPVPVPETVATSSYATYEGERLLFVNEGVMLSTRLSSPGRGAPRAGVERVDIANHRPVTSTTGARMAVPTQKSRIFEWDEEVRSRRQASPPRGPGANRDEGAARDDTEAQERGEWVADAECEEARLVQRAMKAALMVSTSPHAPTVVHLHPSNPFLDPAVNSSEETVPGYFIEGISSTPAQADSDVVHLTNGLVTVTPMDASDLRRQVGHSSSPPTQPPFDFS from the coding sequence aTGTCTTCAACGAGCagttgcagctgctcttcagACGCGGACCCAGGCATCGAGACAAACCAGCCTGCCACACATACCACCTTTGCCAGCGTCGGCGGGCATTTTATGACGGAGTTGCATATTTCTTCTgttgcagcggcgacactttccagcagcgccagcgaggCTGCCTCGCCTCCCCACGGCGCCGTCTACGACTCACCACGGTATCTGGAGGGGCTCTTCGCGGATCTCGACGCGCGCAAGGCAACGCTTTTCGCTTCGCCCCCCTGCCAGAAACCGGCGGGGGATGTGGATCTCGCGTTGGGCTCCCTCGTGGGGCGAGGAGAGGCATTAGGATCGTCTGCGTCGCCCAAGATCGTTCCCTTGGGGAGCCTGCGCAGCTATGCCAACGAGGCTGTGAGCCTCTCGCCGATCCCGTCTCCCGCCCCTGTGCCGGTGCCGGAGACAgtcgccacctcgtcctACGCGACATACGAGGGCGAGCGGCTGCTTTTCGTAAATGAGGGTGTGATGCTCTCGACTCGCTTGTCCTCCCccggccgcggcgcaccgCGCGCGGGAGTCGAGCGAGTGGATATTGCCAACCATAGGCCCGTAACGAGCACGACTGGCGCTAGGATGGCGGTCCCCACACAGAAATCTCGCATCTTTGAGtgggacgaggaggtgcgctcGCGACGGCAGGCAAGTCCGCCACGGGGGCCTGGTGCCAACCGAGACGAGGGCGCGGCTCGTGACGACACCGAGGCacaggagaggggcgagtgGGTTGCTGATGCCGAGTGCGAAGAGGCGCGGCTTGTGCAGCGTGCAATGAAGGCGGCGTTGATGGTTTCGACATCCCCACACGCCCCGACTGTTGTGCACCTGCACCCGTCAAACCCTTTTCTCGACCCTGCTGtcaacagcagcgaggaaACGGTGCCTGGCTACTTCATCGAGGGCATAAGCAGCACTCCTGCCCAGGCGGACTCGGATGTGGTGCACCTCACCAACGGGTTGGTGACCGTGACGCCAATGGATGCCAGTGATCTGCGCCGGCAGGTGGGGCACTCTtcgtcaccgccgacgcagccgcccTTTGACTTCTCCTAA
- a CDS encoding hypothetical protein (TriTrypDB/GeneDB-style sysID: LpmP.12.0430), giving the protein MTVEESEGVEQIVPAKNRTWGLRFQCASCNEESTGMMYVHVAEQYERDGGTHNLIFKCKLCKADITADVLPVPAGTGYYSAEENSANVIAAFEVRGGRPVELEIDNQWIVVAAGGGSFEDADLSQEWYDYDEGAQAAVSVVGVSIGFEKSKKK; this is encoded by the coding sequence ATGACGGTAGAGGAGTCGGAGGGGGTCGAGCAGATCGTGCCTGCCAAGAACCGCACGTGGGGCTTGCGCTTCCAATGCGCATCGTGCAACGAGGAGTCCACTGGGATGATGTACGTACATGTGGCAGAGCAGTACGAGCGCGACGGCGGTACGCACAATCTCATCTTCAAGTGCAAGCTCTGCAAGGCGGACATCACGGCAGACGTGCTCCCCGTCCCGGCGGGCACCGGCTACTACAGTGCGGAGGAGAACTCAGCCAATGTAATTGCGGCCTTCGAGGTGCGCGGTGGCCGGCCAGTTGAGCTGGAGATCGACAACCAGTGGATTGTTGTGGCCGCTGGCGGTGGGTCCTTCGAGGATGCAGACCTGTCGCAGGAGTGGTACGACTACGATGAGGGCGCGCAGGCCGCCGTGAGTGTAGTAGGCGTATCGATAGGCTTTGAAAAATCAAAGAagaagtga